CCGGGAAAACGAGACGGTTCGATCTTTATCCCAGGTAGAACTTCTGGCCGGTCTTTTTCCTCACCGGGTCGGATCTCCCCTGTCGATTAGATCGTTGGTTGACGATGTCGAAGCCAGCCCCAAGACCATACAGGCCTGGCTGGATCTGTTGGTCCGCAACTACTACCTTTTCAAGGTCCCGCCTTTCCATCGGCGTCTTGAAAGGGCCTTAAAAAAAGAGTCTAAATTTTATCTTTGGGATTGGTCGGAGGTGGAAGGGGAAGGACCACGGTTTGAAAATTTGATGGCTTCCCATATTTTGAAATGGTGTCACTGTGCCGAAGATATCCAGGGTTTTCGGGTGGAGCTATATTATTTGCGGGATCTCGAAAAGCGGGAAGTGGACTTTCTGATTCTCTGGGAGGGACGGCCCTGGCTATTGGTGGAATGCAAAGTCAAAAACGACAGGGATTTTACTTCTCTGAATTATTATAAACAGAAATTGAACGTGAAGGATTGTTTCCTGGTAACCCTCAAGGAGGGAGAAGATTATGAAGATCGGCGCACGGGGATTCGGGTCATTCCTGCGTCACGGTTCCTCATGGCCTTTGTTTGAGGTTGTCGGGAGCGAATCCTAAGGGCTCAGCCCTTATTACCGTGATCTTCTGAACGGGAAGAGCTGGAATGTTCTCGGTTTCAAGAACGTTGGAGAGGCCGTTACAAATAGTCGGAAAGGTCTTTTTATTTAAAACCAATTATGGTAATATTCGGGCCATCAAAAAAGATGAAAAAATATCAGGAGGGTCTGAATGGGGTAGAAATTATATAGAACGGAACCGATCAATATTAGACAACTCTTTAATATTATTAGTAAGCGCCTGTAGCTCAGAGGATAGAGCAACGGACTTCTAATCCGTAGGTCGCAGGTTCGAATCCTGCCAGGCGCGCCAATTTTTTATCCACCCGCAGAAAGGAAGAAAAGGATCATGTTGAAATTTTGTAAAACCGTAACGTTTATTGCCCTGGCAACCCTATTAACGGCCTCCGTCCTTCAAGCTCAGGGCCCGGAAATATTAGCCAAAATTGGGAACCAAAAGATTACCGTGGCTGATTTAAACAGAGTTATCGGTTACTATGATCAGGAACAGCGAAAAGTTGTTGAAAAAAATCCTCAACTTAAGGAAACCATCCTATGGCAGATTATTCAAAGCACCGTCATCGCCAGGATCGCCAAAGAGAAAGGCTTTGATAAAAAGGCCGACATCAAAGGGCAACAGGAACTGCTGCTGAATAATTTTTTAGCCAC
This sequence is a window from Deltaproteobacteria bacterium. Protein-coding genes within it:
- a CDS encoding DUF4143 domain-containing protein, which codes for MFREDIRENETVRSLSQVELLAGLFPHRVGSPLSIRSLVDDVEASPKTIQAWLDLLVRNYYLFKVPPFHRRLERALKKESKFYLWDWSEVEGEGPRFENLMASHILKWCHCAEDIQGFRVELYYLRDLEKREVDFLILWEGRPWLLVECKVKNDRDFTSLNYYKQKLNVKDCFLVTLKEGEDYEDRRTGIRVIPASRFLMAFV